Within Candidatus Nanopelagicales bacterium, the genomic segment GCGCGCAGGCGTCACAACCGGGGAGTGGGCTGGCGCGCTGCGCGGAGTCTTTGGCGAGTACCGAGCGCCCACCGGCGTCGCCGGCGTGGTGGGTGTTGCCGAGGCAGGTGAGGAACTCACGGCGCTGCGGGCGGCCGTTCGCCAGACGGGCGAGGAGCTCGGTGGCCGAGTGCGGCTACTGGTCGGCAAACCCGGCCTCGACGGGCATTCCAACGGTGCTGAGCAGATCGCCGTTCGAGCTCGCGACTGCGGCTTCGAGGTCGTGTACCAGGGAATTCGTCTGACACCGGCGCAGATCGTCTCGGCAGCGATTGAGGAGGACGTCCACTGTGTCGGGCTGTCCATCCTTTCCGGTTCGCACATGGAGTTGGTGCCCGAGGTGGTCGATGGCCTCAAGGCCGCGGGTCTCAACGATGTACCGGTCGTCGTTGGCGGGATCATTCCGGAGGGCGACGCCGCGGCACTCAAGGCCGCGGGTGTGGCGGCCGTATTCACCCCGAAGGACTACGACGCGACCGAGATCATGGGCCGAGTCCTGGCTGCTGTGCGCCAGGCCCAAGGCCTCGGGTAGCACGCGTGAGATCGCGTCCGAGCAGCGCGGAATCGGTCCACAACGAGAACTGCCGCCGACCATTGGGTCGGCGGCAGTTCTCGTTCAAGAAGGGATGCTAGGAGACGACTCCAAGCGACGCAGCCGAAACGGCGTCGGCAATCTCGGGTGCCGCCGCGAGGGCACCTTCACCGCGCTGGCGGGGGAATTGGGCAAGTGCGATTCGGACATAGATCCGCTCGCGCTCCTCCTCGGTCAGACCGCCCCAGACGCCGTACGGCTCACGGGAACGGATGCTGTAGTCGGCGCACTCAATCCGCACATCACACCGAGCGCAGACAGCCTTGGCGGCGCGATCCCGGCGAAGTCGTGCGAGGCCTCGTTCATTCTGTGGGTGGAAGAACAACTCTGGATCGGCTTCCCGACAGGCTCCCTGCTCCTGCCATTCCCATGTGGCATCGGCTGGTACCTGCGACAACGGTTGCTGCGGCATTGGGCCTCCTGTCGAGGGCTTTCGTCACTCTGCGTTCACCTCGGCTGAGGCGATCTTGGGGCCGGCATTTCACCGGAATGTTCATGGTTGAACACCTGACGTGACTCGGACACTACTCAGAGTGAAGCAAATCGTACTCATCCGAACGTACCAAGTTTGTATCATCTATTCAGTCAATATCCTGCACTCCGTAATCGGCTGATCACCAGCCTCCTCACGGATGTCCAAGGGGTTGGACCCTGGTGCGACGCTGCGTAGAACAGCACAGTTGCGGTGCGTCGGCCTTGGCCAGGTCGTGCCGTCCCGGCTTTTGTTGCAGGCCATTACATTCCGCGACGCCCCAGTCGGTACACCCAGTTGCCGATTTGTTTGTAAAGAAATCGCCCTGCGTGACCATTGCCCGATCGGTGAAGACGATCAGTTGCGTAATCCGGCGAAACGAACGCGCCGCAACGCTGCGCCAAGTGGG encodes:
- a CDS encoding WhiB family transcriptional regulator — translated: MPQQPLSQVPADATWEWQEQGACREADPELFFHPQNERGLARLRRDRAAKAVCARCDVRIECADYSIRSREPYGVWGGLTEEERERIYVRIALAQFPRQRGEGALAAAPEIADAVSAASLGVVS
- a CDS encoding protein meaA, with the translated sequence MCARAGVTTGEWAGALRGVFGEYRAPTGVAGVVGVAEAGEELTALRAAVRQTGEELGGRVRLLVGKPGLDGHSNGAEQIAVRARDCGFEVVYQGIRLTPAQIVSAAIEEDVHCVGLSILSGSHMELVPEVVDGLKAAGLNDVPVVVGGIIPEGDAAALKAAGVAAVFTPKDYDATEIMGRVLAAVRQAQGLG